Genomic window (Microthrixaceae bacterium):
TCGGCACCCTCGACGAACGAATCGATGCGGCACTGGCGCAACTGCGACGGTTGCTCACCACACAAACCGCACCGCAGGAGACCGCCGCGATCATCCTGGAACCCGTGCTCGGCGAAGGTGGCTATGAGCCGGCCCCGGCCCGCTATGTGCAGGGGGTCCGTGCGATCTGCGACGAACACGACCTGTTGCTCATCGCCGATGAGGTTCAGACCGGGTTCGGTCGCACCGGAACCATGTTCGCCATGGATCAAATCGGGGTCACCCCCGACATCATCGTCATGGCGAAGGGGTTCGCCTCGGGCTTTCCGATCTCCGCCATCGGGTCGCCTCGGGCGCTGATGGATCGCTGGATCACCGGAACCCACGGCGGAACCTACGGCGGCAACCCACTCGGCTGTGCTGCCGCACTGGCGACGATCGAGGTTGTGACCACCGAAGGGTTCCTCGACAACGTCAACGCCCGCGGCGAACAGTTGCGCGCGGGGCTTCGTAGCCTGGCTGCGAAACACCCGAACCTGGTCGACGTCCGCGGGCCCGGGCTCATGGTGGCGGCCGAGTTCCGTACCGCGGAGGGCGAACCCGACGCCGCAACCGTCACCTCGGTCATCTCCCACGCGTTCAGCGAGCACCGGGTCCTGCTGATGAACGCGGGCACCGACGGTAACGTCATCCGGTTCATGTCGCCGTTGATCGTCTCAGCCGACGAGATCGACCTGGCACTCGCAGCGGTCGGTGCCGGTCTAGCCTCCGCATCATGAGCGGCGACCGTCTGTACTTTCGCCAACTCCTCGCCGGCCGCGACTTCGCCCAGACGGACGTCATCGCCGGGCAGATGGCGAACTTCTCGTATCTGATCGGCGACCGCGAGACAGGCGAGTGTCTCGTGGTCGACCCCGCCTATGACGTCGATGGTCTCATCGCTTCG
Coding sequences:
- a CDS encoding aminotransferase class III-fold pyridoxal phosphate-dependent enzyme codes for the protein MSHLSPVWTNLTDLDVVSGEGCWITSASGERYLDFTAGIAVTSTGHCHPTVVEAIRTQAGRFIHAQVNCYRHDLLEPLAARLADLTPAGIDTFFFSNSGAEAVEAAVKLAKHATGKSNIIVMDASFHGRTHLAMAMTTSKTAYRRNYAPLPAGIHVTPFPRSVGVGTLDERIDAALAQLRRLLTTQTAPQETAAIILEPVLGEGGYEPAPARYVQGVRAICDEHDLLLIADEVQTGFGRTGTMFAMDQIGVTPDIIVMAKGFASGFPISAIGSPRALMDRWITGTHGGTYGGNPLGCAAALATIEVVTTEGFLDNVNARGEQLRAGLRSLAAKHPNLVDVRGPGLMVAAEFRTAEGEPDAATVTSVISHAFSEHRVLLMNAGTDGNVIRFMSPLIVSADEIDLALAAVGAGLASAS